One segment of Streptomyces bathyalis DNA contains the following:
- a CDS encoding helix-turn-helix domain-containing protein, giving the protein MDMSYSTSAVDEDSQLDYWQRLVCDTFLQLEFERPARPAAGFHGELAAAAGLDVMRVATVTSDPHAVSRSRELIRRSLEDDLLVNVVVRGRVAVEQDGRRADLLAGDFTLYDSARPCRIACPDPFRMVVLQIPRDAFAENGLPRPAAGATATAVRGDRGVGGLVSPFLRALADRGAALTPRTAHRIAINALGLLTTALSDDAGTRTRPPALTRASQLARARRYIADHLDDPLLTPADVAEGLGLSVRYLHSLFRAEGASPLRWIVAQRLEQSARLLADPFQGHLSITDIAFAVGFKDASHFSRSFRGCYGVSPRAYRTRHARPPPARAVP; this is encoded by the coding sequence ATGGACATGAGCTATTCCACCAGTGCCGTCGACGAGGATTCCCAGCTCGACTACTGGCAGCGGCTCGTCTGCGACACCTTCCTCCAACTCGAATTCGAGCGCCCGGCCCGGCCGGCCGCCGGCTTCCACGGGGAACTCGCCGCGGCAGCCGGTCTCGACGTCATGCGCGTGGCAACGGTGACCTCGGACCCGCACGCCGTCTCCCGGTCCCGGGAGCTGATCCGCCGGTCCCTCGAGGACGACCTGCTGGTGAACGTCGTGGTGCGAGGACGGGTCGCGGTGGAGCAGGACGGACGCCGTGCCGATCTCCTCGCCGGTGACTTCACGCTCTACGACAGCGCGCGGCCCTGCCGGATCGCCTGCCCCGACCCGTTCCGGATGGTCGTCCTCCAGATCCCCCGGGACGCCTTCGCCGAGAACGGTCTGCCCCGGCCCGCCGCCGGGGCGACCGCGACCGCCGTACGCGGCGACCGCGGCGTGGGCGGCCTGGTCTCACCCTTCCTCCGGGCGCTCGCTGACCGCGGCGCGGCACTGACGCCGCGGACGGCGCACCGGATCGCGATCAACGCGCTCGGGCTGCTGACCACCGCGCTGTCGGACGACGCCGGCACGCGCACCCGGCCGCCCGCACTCACCCGGGCCTCCCAACTGGCCCGCGCGCGGCGCTACATCGCCGACCATCTCGACGATCCGCTGCTGACGCCGGCGGACGTGGCGGAGGGGCTGGGGCTGTCCGTCCGCTATCTCCACTCCCTCTTCCGCGCGGAGGGGGCGTCACCGTTGCGCTGGATCGTCGCTCAGCGGCTGGAGCAGTCGGCCCGGCTGCTCGCCGACCCCTTCCAGGGGCACCTGAGCATCACGGACATCGCCTTCGCCGTGGGCTTCAAGGACGCGTCGCACTTCAGCCGCAGCTTCAGGGGCTGCTACGGCGTCAGCCCGCGCGCCTACCGGACCCGCCACGCCCGCCCGCCGCCGGCCCGGGCCGTGCCCTGA
- a CDS encoding 2,4'-dihydroxyacetophenone dioxygenase family protein, with protein MSVTEQSEPAYLATERRLDRVRDEFALQEGYVGSSEDVSPWVPFVENVWIRHLTFDIRNNSAANVLWVESGGTLGRHRHRGPVSGYVIEGSWRYLEYDWIAGPGDFVRESPGRCHTLVSDEGMKTMFWLNGALEFLDEDDHIMETVDVFWFIDHYKSHCKAKGLPVNERLFL; from the coding sequence GTGAGCGTCACCGAGCAGTCCGAGCCGGCATATCTGGCGACGGAGCGGCGACTCGACCGGGTGCGCGACGAGTTCGCGCTCCAGGAGGGGTACGTGGGCTCGTCCGAGGACGTCTCGCCGTGGGTCCCGTTCGTGGAGAACGTCTGGATCCGCCATCTGACCTTCGACATCCGCAACAACTCCGCGGCGAACGTGCTGTGGGTCGAGTCCGGCGGCACCCTGGGCCGTCACCGCCACCGTGGACCGGTGTCCGGCTATGTGATCGAGGGCAGTTGGCGCTATCTGGAGTACGACTGGATCGCGGGCCCCGGCGACTTCGTACGGGAGAGCCCCGGCCGCTGCCACACGCTCGTGTCCGACGAGGGCATGAAGACGATGTTCTGGCTCAACGGCGCCCTCGAATTCCTCGACGAGGACGACCACATCATGGAGACGGTCGACGTCTTCTGGTTCATCGACCACTACAAGAGCCACTGCAAGGCGAAGGGACTCCCCGTCAACGAGCGGCTGTTCCTGTGA
- a CDS encoding ester cyclase — protein sequence MNTAASGLPQAPGDRLPGTGASQLRERRARLVERHVAVENDHDVQGIIDTFHRPHYELVALGEPTDSEQAVRDLWHEQFAAFPDFHVEVLSTHHADDVVFLEVEITGTHEGPFMGVPATGRRVRFRAACVFEFEGDRLMNERVYFDAATQLQQLGVMPRPGAPD from the coding sequence GTGAACACCGCCGCATCCGGCCTGCCGCAGGCTCCCGGGGACAGGTTGCCCGGGACCGGGGCCTCGCAACTGCGGGAGCGCCGGGCCCGGTTGGTCGAGCGGCACGTCGCCGTCGAGAACGACCACGACGTGCAGGGCATCATCGACACATTCCACCGGCCCCACTACGAGCTCGTCGCGCTGGGCGAACCGACCGACAGCGAACAGGCGGTCCGCGATCTGTGGCACGAACAGTTCGCGGCCTTCCCGGACTTCCACGTCGAGGTCCTCTCCACGCACCACGCCGACGACGTCGTCTTCCTCGAGGTCGAGATCACCGGGACGCACGAGGGTCCGTTCATGGGCGTACCGGCGACGGGCAGACGGGTGCGGTTCCGTGCTGCCTGCGTCTTCGAATTCGAGGGGGACCGGCTCATGAACGAGCGGGTGTACTTCGACGCCGCGACGCAGCTCCAGCAGCTCGGCGTGATGCCGCGGCCCGGCGCCCCGGACTGA